One part of the Segnochrobactrum spirostomi genome encodes these proteins:
- a CDS encoding exopolysaccharide biosynthesis protein has product MSQTPMSQDGPPPHEIDRHPPQGPARASATGHGGHRLSDLIADIAAEAEAAGGSTTLGAFVERLGDRAFAALLFICGMLNVIALGIPGISTILGAPMMVAAVQVMIGRDSLWLPKVIARRPIANPELAKLCARVRPWILRAERFLQPRFEIFAAGAAERIIGGLCLLLSALIFLPIPLGNALPGLAIALYALAILERDGVFALLGLVVTAISLVVVSGVVYAIGMAAVLFIRYALNL; this is encoded by the coding sequence GTGAGCCAGACGCCGATGTCCCAGGACGGCCCGCCGCCGCACGAGATCGACCGCCATCCGCCGCAGGGGCCCGCGCGCGCGTCCGCAACGGGCCACGGCGGTCACCGGCTCTCCGATCTCATCGCCGACATTGCCGCCGAAGCGGAAGCCGCGGGCGGCTCGACGACGCTCGGCGCCTTCGTCGAGCGGCTCGGCGACCGCGCCTTCGCCGCGCTCCTCTTCATCTGCGGCATGCTCAACGTGATCGCGCTCGGCATTCCGGGCATCTCGACGATCCTCGGCGCGCCGATGATGGTCGCCGCCGTTCAGGTCATGATCGGGCGCGACTCCCTCTGGCTGCCGAAGGTGATCGCGCGCCGACCCATCGCCAACCCGGAACTCGCCAAGCTGTGCGCGCGGGTGCGACCGTGGATCCTCCGTGCCGAACGCTTTCTCCAGCCTCGCTTCGAGATTTTTGCGGCCGGCGCCGCCGAGCGCATCATCGGCGGGCTGTGCCTCCTGCTCTCCGCCCTGATCTTTCTGCCGATCCCGCTCGGCAACGCGCTGCCCGGCCTCGCGATCGCGCTTTATGCGCTGGCGATCCTGGAACGCGACGGCGTGTTTGCGCTGCTCGGCCTCGTCGTCACGGCGATCTCGCTCGTGGTGGTGTCGGGCGTCGTCTATG
- a CDS encoding L,D-transpeptidase, with protein sequence MGTKFFARALPLPRRSDQSEPLALAMSRRAFLAGVPLALAACTTTGGGFGPPHFAWQDETPQQLYGPLKDTIVVDKEEKDVTIPAVDLKRIAPQFYRAVVDYPTKEPAGTIVVDPGARYLYLVLGGNQAIRYGVGVGREGFLWHGTAVIRMKRKWPTWTPPSEMIDREPQLAKYRDGKPGGLDNPLGARALYLFEGDQDTYYRIHGTNMPWTVGHAVSSGCIRMINQDAVDLFSRVKIGTKVVVLDTAHASEKAAAKAATSKKAKAAKPAKPAKATSASLADPADETNG encoded by the coding sequence ATGGGGACCAAGTTCTTTGCGCGCGCTCTGCCGCTGCCGCGCCGTTCCGATCAGTCCGAGCCGCTCGCGCTCGCCATGAGCCGCCGCGCTTTCCTCGCTGGTGTTCCGCTGGCGCTCGCCGCCTGCACCACCACCGGCGGTGGCTTCGGCCCGCCGCACTTCGCCTGGCAGGACGAAACGCCGCAGCAGCTCTACGGGCCGCTGAAGGACACCATCGTCGTCGACAAGGAAGAGAAGGACGTCACCATCCCGGCCGTGGACCTGAAGCGCATCGCGCCTCAGTTCTACCGCGCGGTGGTCGATTACCCCACCAAGGAGCCGGCCGGCACGATCGTCGTCGATCCGGGCGCCCGCTACCTCTATCTGGTGCTCGGCGGCAACCAGGCGATCCGCTACGGCGTCGGCGTCGGCCGCGAGGGCTTCCTCTGGCACGGCACCGCCGTGATCCGCATGAAGCGCAAGTGGCCGACCTGGACCCCGCCGTCCGAGATGATCGACCGCGAACCCCAGCTCGCCAAGTACCGCGACGGCAAGCCGGGTGGCCTCGACAACCCGCTCGGCGCCCGCGCGCTCTACCTGTTCGAGGGCGACCAGGACACCTATTACCGCATCCACGGCACCAACATGCCCTGGACCGTCGGTCACGCGGTGTCCTCGGGCTGCATCCGCATGATCAACCAAGACGCGGTCGATCTGTTCTCGCGGGTGAAGATCGGCACCAAGGTCGTCGTGCTCGACACCGCTCATGCCTCCGAGAAGGCGGCGGCGAAGGCCGCGACCTCGAAGAAGGCCAAGGCCGCAAAGCCTGCGAAGCCCGCCAAGGCGACGAGCGCTTCGCTCGCCGACCCGGCCGACGAGACCAACGGCTGA
- the treZ gene encoding malto-oligosyltrehalose trehalohydrolase — MNDHARLTPSPAGTFRQPLSFGAELQADGTTLFRLWAPSREVISVEIAGGAPVAMLPTGDGWFEARVPCGAGTRYRYRISPELAVPDPAARAQSGGVHGDSVVVDPTAYRWRLPAWKGRPWRETVLYELHAGLFGGYRGVAERLPQLADIGITAVELMPIAEFPGDRNWGYDGVLPYAPQSSYGTPDDLKALVDRAHELGLMIFLDVVYNHFGPDGNYISTYAEPFFNIDVMTPWGPSINFAERPVRDYFIDNALYWINEYRFDGLRFDAVHAIPDRGFLEELADRVRAGVEPDRHVHLVLENDDNVAGLLTGRFDAQWNDDGHHVLHTLLTGETEGYYADYAEEPAKALARVLTQGFVYQGQASAHRGGLPRGEPSDHLPPTAFVLFLQNHDQIGNRAFGEPLTALAREDALDAAQTLHLLAPQIPLLFMGEEVRSKAPFLFFTSHGEELAALVREGRRKEFASFAAFASEEGRSRIPDPNAVETFEASRPALARETPEAWRGRAELVAKLAGLRAAEIAPRLEGARALGADVLSEAAVCARWRLGDGTVLTIATNLGPDRIAFDPPAGARLLAASRDGAADASGLDGRTTLVWLGGDAA; from the coding sequence ATGAACGACCACGCGCGACTCACCCCGAGCCCCGCGGGCACGTTCCGCCAACCCTTGTCGTTCGGCGCCGAACTGCAGGCGGACGGAACCACCCTCTTCCGCCTCTGGGCCCCGAGCCGCGAGGTGATCTCCGTCGAGATCGCCGGCGGCGCGCCGGTCGCGATGCTGCCGACGGGCGACGGCTGGTTCGAGGCCCGCGTGCCGTGCGGCGCGGGCACGCGCTACCGCTACCGGATCTCGCCCGAGCTCGCGGTGCCGGATCCCGCCGCGCGCGCCCAGTCCGGCGGCGTCCACGGCGACAGCGTCGTCGTCGATCCGACCGCCTATCGCTGGCGCCTGCCCGCGTGGAAAGGCCGCCCCTGGCGCGAGACGGTGCTCTATGAGCTCCATGCCGGCCTCTTCGGCGGCTATCGGGGCGTCGCCGAACGGCTGCCGCAACTCGCCGACATCGGCATCACCGCCGTCGAACTGATGCCGATCGCCGAATTTCCCGGCGACCGGAACTGGGGCTACGACGGCGTGCTGCCCTATGCGCCGCAATCGAGCTACGGCACGCCCGACGATCTCAAAGCGCTCGTGGACCGCGCCCACGAGCTCGGGCTGATGATCTTCCTCGACGTCGTCTACAATCACTTCGGGCCGGACGGTAATTATATCTCGACCTACGCGGAGCCGTTCTTCAACATCGATGTGATGACCCCGTGGGGACCGTCGATCAACTTCGCTGAGCGGCCGGTCCGCGATTATTTCATCGACAACGCACTCTATTGGATCAACGAGTACCGCTTCGACGGGCTGCGCTTCGACGCCGTCCATGCGATCCCCGACCGCGGTTTCCTCGAAGAGCTCGCCGACCGGGTGCGCGCCGGCGTCGAGCCCGACCGCCACGTCCATCTGGTGCTCGAGAACGACGACAACGTGGCCGGCCTCCTGACCGGGCGCTTCGACGCCCAGTGGAACGACGACGGCCACCACGTCCTCCACACCCTGCTGACCGGCGAGACCGAGGGCTATTATGCGGACTATGCCGAAGAGCCGGCCAAGGCGCTGGCCCGGGTTCTGACCCAGGGCTTCGTCTATCAGGGCCAGGCCTCCGCGCACCGCGGCGGCCTGCCTCGTGGCGAGCCGAGCGACCACCTGCCGCCGACCGCCTTCGTGCTGTTCCTCCAGAACCACGACCAGATCGGCAACCGCGCCTTCGGCGAGCCCCTCACCGCGCTCGCCCGGGAAGACGCGCTCGACGCTGCGCAGACGCTGCATCTCCTCGCCCCGCAGATTCCGCTCCTCTTCATGGGCGAGGAGGTGCGTTCCAAAGCGCCGTTCCTGTTCTTCACGAGCCACGGCGAGGAGCTTGCCGCGCTGGTGCGCGAGGGGCGCCGCAAGGAGTTCGCAAGCTTCGCCGCCTTCGCGAGCGAGGAAGGCCGCTCCCGCATTCCCGACCCGAACGCCGTCGAGACCTTCGAGGCCTCCCGTCCGGCGCTGGCGCGCGAGACCCCCGAGGCTTGGCGGGGCCGCGCCGAACTCGTGGCGAAGCTCGCCGGGCTCAGGGCGGCGGAGATCGCGCCCCGCCTCGAGGGCGCCCGGGCGCTCGGCGCGGACGTGCTCTCGGAGGCGGCGGTGTGCGCCCGCTGGCGGCTCGGCGACGGCACAGTGCTGACGATCGCCACGAATCTCGGACCCGACCGCATCGCTTTCGATCCACCGGCCGGCGCGAGGCTGCTCGCCGCCAGCCGCGACGGAGCCGCCGATGCCAGCGGTCTCGACGGCAGGACCACGCTCGTCTGGCTCGGAGGTGACGCCGCATGA